Proteins encoded within one genomic window of Anopheles gambiae chromosome 3, idAnoGambNW_F1_1, whole genome shotgun sequence:
- the LOC1281003 gene encoding dihydrolipoyl dehydrogenase, mitochondrial — MQCNIRYLVNVAVKGNASLRNHGAVLGALYGRYYSTTHDADLVVIGSGPGGYVASIKAAQLGMKTVCIEKNDTLGGTCLNVGCIPSKALLNNSHYYHMAHSGDLAARGIHVENVRLDLDVLMGQKTKAVKSLTGGIAQLFKKNKITHINGFGTITGPNTVVAKKADGSEETVNTKNILIATGSEVTPFPGIEVDEETIVSSTGALKLKAVPRRLGLIGAGVIGLELGSVWGRLGADVTAIEFLSTIGGVGIDQEVSKNFQKILTKQGMKFMLGTKVMSAAKTGSGVSVTVESVKDGSQQNLEFDVLLVCVGRRPYTEGLGLENVGIVKDDRGRVPVNSQFQTIVPSVYAIGDCIHGPMLAHKAEDEGIVCVEGMLGGHVHIDYNCVPSVVYTHPEVAWVGKNEEELKAEGVAYNVGKFPFAANSRAKTNNDTDGFVKVLADKQTDRVLGVHIIGPAAGELINESVLAMEYGASAEDVARVCHAHPTCAEALREAHTAASFGKPINF; from the exons ATGCAGTGCAACATTCGATATTTGGTTAATGTTGCCGTCAAG GGCAACGCAAGCCTTCGAAACCATGGCGCGGTGCTCGGTGCCCTGTACGGCCGGTACTACTCGACGACACACGATGCCGACCTGGTGGTCATCGGTTCCGGACCCGGTGGATACGTCGCCTCCATCAAAGCTGCCCAGCTCGGCATGAAG ACCGTGTGCATTGAAAAGAACGACACGCTCGGCGGCACCTGCCTGAACGTGGGCTGCATCCCGTCGAAAGCGCTGCTGAACAACTCGCACTACTACCATATGGCCCACTCGGGCGACCTGGCGGCCCGCGGCATCCACGTGGAGAACGTGCGGCTCGACCTGGACGTGCTGATGGGCCAGAAGACGAAGGCGGTCAAATCGCTGACCGGCGGTATCGCGCAGCTGTTCAAAAAGAACAAGATCACGCACATCAACGGCTTCGGCACGATCACCGGCCCGAACACGGTCGTCGCCAAGAAGGCGGACGGTAGCGAGGAGACGGTCAACACGAAGAACATCCTGATCGCGACCGGCTCGGAGGTGACGCCCTTCCCGGGCATCGAGGTGGACGAGGAGACGATCGTTTCGTCGACCGGCGCCCTGAAGCTGAAGGCAGTGCCGCGCCGGCTCGGTCTGATCGGTGCCGGTGTGATCGGGCTGGAGCTCGGTTCGGTGTGGGGCCGTCTCGGTGCGGATGTTACCGCGATCGAGTTCCTCAGCACGATCGGTGGCGTCGGCATCGATCAGGAGGTGTCGAAGAACTTCCAGAAGATTCTCACCAAGCAGGGCATGAAGTTTATGCTCGGCACGAAGGTGATGAGCGCGGCCAAGACCGGCAGCGGCGTGTCGGTGACGGTCGAGAGCGTGAAGGATGGCTCGCAGCAGAACCTGGAGTTTGACGTGCTGCTGGTTTGCGTTGGCCGCCGGCCGTACACCGAGGGTCTCGGGCTGGAGAACGTTGGCATCGTGAAGGACGACCGGGGCCGTGTGCCGGTGAACAGCCAGTTCCAGACGATCGTACCGAGCGTGTACGCGATCGGCGACTGCATCCACGGGCCGATGCTGGCGCACAAGGCCGAGGACGAGGGTATCGTGTGCGTGGAGGGCATGCTCGGTGGGCACGTGCACATCGACTACAACTGCGTGCCGAGCGTGGTGTACACCCACCCGGAGGTGGCCTGGGTCGGCAAGAACGAGGAGGAGCTGAAGGCGGAAGGTGTCGCATACAACGTCGGCAAGTTCCCGTTCGCGGCCAACTCGCGCGCCAAGACGAACAACGACACGGACGGCTTCGTGAAGGTGCTGGCCGACAAGCAGACGGATCGCGTGCTTGGCGTGCATATCATTGGACCG GCCGCTGGTGAGCTGATCAACGAGTCTGTCCTTGCCATGGAGTACGGTGCGTCCGCCGAGGACGTTGCCCGCGTCTGCCACGCTCACCCGACCTGCGCCGAAGCCCTGCGAGAGGCACACACAGCGGCCAGTTTCGGCAAGCCGATCAACTTctaa